From Thiomicrospira sp. XS5, one genomic window encodes:
- a CDS encoding type II secretion system F family protein, which yields MSWGFVGVALVLMLPFILFVVAKQTERRQAHQQALNRLKFRVGFELATKEEQNLPWWQASDNGLWLWLKSQFKKAGLTDRKAFISLVALQFVLLFVSAFFLATQYSVLNEKTLFVLLLLPFLPGIYLLLKIRQRQKQLRSDFPEMLDNTVRALQSGYSIDGALASVAEDMKGPLADEFQEVNKQLQLGISMRDILREFQSRVALQEAQFFVITLIIQRETGGQLSAILTELSRLMRRREQFQAKLKTMTAESRFTAWFIGGAPVAYILYKYLFDPESMTFFLQDSLGIKLFILSLALIGTGTLILKQMLTMRF from the coding sequence ATGAGCTGGGGGTTTGTCGGCGTTGCGCTGGTGTTGATGTTGCCGTTTATTTTGTTTGTGGTGGCGAAACAGACGGAGCGTCGCCAGGCGCATCAACAGGCGCTGAATCGTCTTAAGTTTCGGGTTGGGTTTGAATTGGCGACCAAAGAGGAACAGAACCTTCCTTGGTGGCAGGCTTCCGACAATGGTTTGTGGCTTTGGTTAAAAAGCCAATTTAAAAAGGCCGGGTTGACGGATCGAAAAGCGTTTATCAGTTTAGTGGCGTTGCAGTTTGTCTTGCTATTTGTCAGTGCCTTTTTCCTGGCGACACAATATTCGGTGTTAAACGAAAAAACGTTGTTTGTTCTTTTGCTATTGCCGTTTCTACCGGGCATTTATCTCTTGTTAAAAATACGTCAACGTCAAAAGCAATTGCGGAGCGACTTCCCTGAAATGCTGGATAACACTGTTCGGGCTTTGCAATCGGGTTACAGCATTGACGGGGCTTTAGCGTCGGTGGCTGAAGACATGAAAGGCCCTTTGGCGGACGAGTTTCAAGAAGTCAACAAGCAACTGCAATTGGGCATCAGTATGCGGGATATTCTGCGAGAGTTTCAATCTCGTGTGGCCTTGCAGGAAGCGCAGTTTTTTGTGATTACGTTGATTATTCAGCGGGAAACGGGTGGGCAGCTGTCGGCGATTTTGACCGAGTTGTCGCGCTTGATGCGCCGGCGGGAGCAATTTCAGGCCAAGCTGAAAACCATGACCGCCGAGTCGCGCTTTACCGCTTGGTTTATCGGTGGCGCTCCGGTCGCATACATTCTTTATAAATATTTGTTTGACCCTGAATCGATGACGTTTTTTTTGCAGGACTCTTTGGGGATTAAATTATTTATTTTGTCGCTGGCTTTGATTGGCACGGGCACCTTGATTTTAAAGCAGATGCTGACCATGAGGTTTTAA
- a CDS encoding CpaF family protein yields MGIRERLHQAEQHRKLQNELATKESLPKVRPSGLKKDTDLKQSNSFQEIKHRCQKKATEDDAFYQADSQETRQELRPRLEELVREVAADMGYPLSDVEVRQLGVELLDEIYGLGPIEPLLADSSVSDILINGYNQIYVERNGQLELTDVRFISEEHLRNKVDRMLYTTGRRVDESSPLVDARLPDGSRINIIIPPLAVDGISVSIRRFPEKHLRAKDMIAFGAMTEQMFLFLDYAVKAGLNVLVCGGTGSGKTTTLNMLSGLIPENERTVTIEDSAELRMQQSHVVRLETRPPNAEGIGEVTQRELLKNALRMRPDRIVLGEVRGGEVLDMLQAMNTGHDGSLATLHANSPRDSIARLELMINLSGVDIPAQSIRKQIASAIDLIIYVNRGKDGKRRMESVTEVVGVEEDNVVLQDIFVFENQIDKGTNQIKGAFRATGLRPGCGKKCEAMGLALPAEWFEFRQEVVA; encoded by the coding sequence ATGGGAATTCGAGAGCGTTTACACCAAGCTGAGCAGCACCGAAAGTTGCAAAATGAATTGGCCACCAAAGAGTCGTTACCGAAAGTGCGGCCAAGTGGTTTGAAAAAAGACACAGACCTTAAACAAAGCAATAGCTTTCAGGAAATTAAACATCGTTGCCAGAAAAAGGCCACCGAAGACGATGCTTTTTATCAGGCGGATAGTCAGGAGACTCGACAGGAGTTGCGTCCGCGCCTGGAAGAGTTGGTGCGTGAAGTGGCGGCGGATATGGGGTATCCCTTATCGGATGTCGAGGTGCGCCAACTGGGCGTGGAGTTGCTGGATGAAATCTACGGTTTGGGGCCAATTGAACCCTTATTGGCGGATAGTTCTGTGTCCGATATTCTGATTAACGGTTATAACCAGATCTATGTGGAACGAAACGGGCAGCTGGAACTCACGGATGTAAGATTTATCAGTGAAGAGCACTTACGTAATAAGGTCGATCGGATGCTTTATACCACCGGTCGTCGTGTGGATGAATCCTCGCCGTTAGTAGACGCTCGTCTACCGGATGGCTCGCGTATTAATATCATTATCCCACCTTTGGCGGTGGACGGCATTAGCGTGTCGATTCGCCGTTTCCCCGAAAAGCATTTGCGTGCCAAGGACATGATTGCGTTTGGCGCCATGACGGAGCAGATGTTTCTGTTCTTGGATTATGCCGTCAAAGCGGGTTTGAATGTTTTGGTGTGTGGCGGGACGGGTTCGGGTAAAACCACCACCTTGAATATGCTCTCGGGGTTGATTCCGGAAAATGAACGCACCGTGACCATTGAAGACAGTGCTGAATTGCGTATGCAACAGTCGCATGTGGTGCGTTTGGAAACCCGTCCACCGAATGCGGAAGGTATTGGGGAAGTGACGCAAAGGGAATTGTTAAAAAATGCCTTGCGAATGCGTCCAGACCGGATTGTGCTGGGGGAAGTGCGGGGCGGTGAAGTGCTGGACATGCTTCAGGCGATGAACACCGGGCATGATGGTTCTTTGGCGACCTTGCACGCCAACAGCCCGAGGGACAGTATCGCACGTTTGGAGCTGATGATTAACCTGAGTGGTGTTGATATTCCGGCGCAGTCGATTCGTAAACAGATTGCCAGTGCCATTGATTTGATTATTTATGTTAATCGCGGCAAGGACGGTAAGCGGCGAATGGAATCCGTGACCGAAGTGGTTGGCGTGGAAGAGGATAATGTCGTTCTGCAAGATATTTTCGTATTCGAAAACCAAATCGATAAAGGAACGAATCAAATCAAAGGGGCTTTCCGGGCGACTGGCTTACGCCCCGGTTGTGGTAAGAAATGTGAGGCCATGGGCTTGGCTTTACCGGCGGAATGGTTTGAATTCCGTCAAGAGGTGGTGGCATGA
- a CDS encoding AAA family ATPase gives MTNSITTHGIAQNQAIYIGSDEDILEAVKVSIASKYSLEAVSEVPHVWPEDVSLALLEFDGDVELALERINSVLTLGKGVSLYVLLKRKNVDFIIEANHQGVQGFIECPGEVLHILSILHMQDRRRQGKNGNVSSFFSLKGGVGCTALATNLASHLTELTDGRTVLVDLNMPLGDTSLYLNMENQRLYSLTDFVYNLNRFDENLIYKSLSRHESGLYVLSLPSEVSELDNLNGELIKTIIHSLRRYYDHVVIDCASDLSDLTLSCLDESDNIVLVAEPSLSSFRAVNTAIKLTQTLGYLKDSLKLVLNRSASQQDEMLEEVVKDMDVDTVVRVSNDYRAFNDSLKEGRLLKDSHADSIANFQLHSLANLLHNGASLPEMEAQAENVRRPKQNRWWPVLKQRMFKRMGEPKTNGSLNEKSVVS, from the coding sequence ATGACAAATTCAATAACAACACACGGCATTGCACAAAACCAAGCCATTTACATTGGGTCTGATGAGGATATTTTGGAGGCGGTTAAGGTCTCGATTGCCTCGAAATATTCATTGGAGGCGGTCAGCGAAGTGCCGCATGTTTGGCCGGAAGATGTCAGTTTGGCGTTATTGGAATTTGATGGTGATGTTGAATTGGCTTTGGAGCGCATTAATAGCGTATTAACTCTCGGAAAAGGGGTGTCGCTTTATGTGCTGTTAAAGCGTAAAAATGTGGACTTTATCATTGAGGCGAACCACCAGGGCGTGCAAGGCTTTATCGAGTGCCCGGGTGAAGTGTTGCATATTCTGTCCATTCTGCATATGCAGGATCGACGTCGGCAAGGAAAAAACGGCAATGTATCGTCTTTTTTCAGTTTAAAAGGTGGCGTGGGCTGTACGGCACTCGCCACCAATCTGGCGTCGCACTTGACAGAGTTGACCGATGGCCGGACCGTCTTGGTGGACTTGAATATGCCGTTGGGGGATACGTCTTTGTATCTGAACATGGAAAATCAACGTCTCTATTCTTTGACGGACTTTGTCTATAACTTGAATCGTTTTGATGAAAACCTGATTTACAAGTCTTTATCCCGTCATGAATCCGGGTTATATGTGTTGTCGTTACCGTCGGAAGTCAGTGAGTTGGATAATCTGAATGGTGAATTAATCAAAACCATCATTCATTCTTTGCGACGCTATTACGACCATGTGGTCATTGATTGCGCAAGTGATTTGTCGGATTTGACACTGAGTTGTTTGGATGAGTCCGATAATATCGTATTGGTTGCAGAGCCGTCACTGTCCTCTTTCCGCGCCGTGAATACCGCCATTAAACTCACTCAGACACTGGGTTATTTAAAAGACTCTTTAAAATTGGTTTTGAACCGGAGTGCCAGCCAGCAGGACGAAATGCTGGAGGAAGTGGTTAAAGATATGGATGTGGATACGGTGGTGCGAGTATCCAACGATTATCGCGCTTTTAATGATTCGTTGAAAGAAGGACGCTTGCTGAAAGATTCCCACGCGGATTCGATAGCCAATTTTCAACTGCACAGCTTGGCTAACCTATTACATAATGGTGCGTCTTTACCTGAAATGGAAGCTCAGGCCGAAAATGTCAGACGGCCAAAGCAAAACCGTTGGTGGCCAGTATTGAAACAGCGCATGTTCAAACGAATGGGTGAGCCGAAAACAAACGGTAGCTTAAATGAAAAGTCAGTGGTGTCGTAA
- a CDS encoding type II and III secretion system protein family protein, whose translation MKPRSDYGFLKTGVLAACLGMMIFPSQSQSAALAKTYDLTETDSQIIKFDKSLKRALIANPDLATVKVLSKNELLITGRGAGRTQLIVTYRDTPKVDHKVVLNVAPDQSRREEIESTLTGLLKDLNPEGGVRFQLKNVWLQPETAVRRQVDEIGTQLDEDATAPNMRRQDQEVLQAAQTAGSFGAQPLAGNYMVLLSGEVPNDAQRSRIQSVVSALGLSVVNMIKVTGPQQIKLSVRVAEVVKGNPFRSGVAMRSKKDTFGLFPPGNLGTNANFLLNVDKVASGTPASLAFPFSDGFQIGINPRNGNIFGVLSLLEGNNLARVLAKPELIVQSGETADFLVGGEVPIPVSQNENTITVEYKEFGVRLRFSPVITESGLIQMTVAPEVSNIDESAGSQNGSIIVPGFRSRRASTTITLADGQSFVIGGLIQDNLRTSINKIPLLGDIPIIGALFRSTSYDKDQTELAILVTPEFVQPIEKGQKVSLPGERLTRPSATEGFFMGKVADLLPEGESALPELDVKVGLEKP comes from the coding sequence ATGAAACCGAGAAGCGACTATGGCTTTTTGAAGACAGGCGTTTTAGCGGCTTGTTTGGGGATGATGATTTTTCCATCCCAGTCCCAATCTGCAGCCTTGGCTAAGACCTATGATTTAACCGAAACCGACAGTCAGATTATCAAATTCGATAAGAGCTTGAAGCGCGCGTTGATTGCCAACCCGGATTTGGCCACCGTCAAGGTGCTTAGCAAAAATGAGTTGCTGATTACCGGACGAGGGGCTGGGCGAACGCAATTGATTGTCACCTATCGGGATACGCCGAAAGTAGACCATAAGGTGGTTTTGAATGTGGCGCCGGATCAATCGCGTCGAGAAGAAATTGAATCTACTTTGACGGGGTTGCTGAAAGATTTGAACCCGGAAGGCGGGGTACGTTTTCAACTGAAAAATGTTTGGTTGCAACCGGAAACCGCCGTGCGCCGTCAGGTGGATGAAATCGGCACTCAGTTGGACGAGGATGCCACGGCACCGAATATGCGCCGTCAGGATCAAGAAGTGCTGCAAGCCGCACAAACCGCAGGCAGTTTCGGTGCCCAGCCGTTGGCCGGAAATTATATGGTGCTGTTGAGTGGTGAAGTGCCGAATGACGCACAACGAAGCCGTATTCAATCGGTGGTGTCGGCTTTAGGGCTGAGTGTGGTGAATATGATTAAGGTCACGGGGCCGCAGCAGATTAAGTTGTCGGTGCGCGTGGCGGAAGTGGTGAAGGGCAACCCCTTCCGCAGTGGCGTGGCCATGCGCAGTAAAAAAGATACGTTTGGCTTATTTCCACCCGGCAACCTGGGAACGAATGCCAACTTTCTTCTGAATGTGGATAAGGTGGCTTCCGGCACGCCCGCCAGTTTGGCCTTTCCATTTTCGGATGGTTTTCAAATTGGGATCAACCCGCGCAACGGTAATATTTTCGGAGTGTTATCCCTTTTGGAGGGCAATAACCTGGCGCGTGTTCTGGCCAAGCCGGAGCTGATTGTGCAATCGGGTGAAACGGCCGATTTCCTGGTCGGTGGTGAAGTGCCGATTCCAGTGTCTCAAAACGAAAATACTATTACGGTGGAATATAAGGAATTTGGGGTGCGGCTACGTTTCAGTCCGGTGATTACCGAGTCCGGCCTGATTCAAATGACGGTGGCACCGGAAGTGAGCAATATTGATGAGAGTGCCGGTTCTCAAAATGGTTCGATTATTGTGCCCGGTTTTCGGTCGCGCCGTGCCTCGACAACCATTACGCTGGCGGATGGACAAAGTTTTGTCATTGGGGGCTTAATTCAAGACAACCTGCGTACCTCCATCAATAAGATTCCGTTATTGGGCGACATTCCGATTATTGGAGCCTTGTTTCGTTCCACCAGCTATGACAAAGATCAGACGGAGTTGGCGATACTGGTGACACCGGAGTTTGTTCAACCGATTGAGAAAGGTCAAAAGGTGTCGTTACCGGGCGAGCGTTTAACCCGTCCGAGCGCCACTGAAGGTTTCTTTATGGGCAAAGTGGCCGACTTGTTGCCGGAAGGTGAAAGCGCTTTACCGGAATTGGATGTGAAAGTTGGATTGGAGAAGCCCTGA
- the cpaB gene encoding Flp pilus assembly protein CpaB, with protein MKMQRSDFVLYGTSLLAAVLAIGLVYGYVESRVNEAKSQAEVKTITVVEKPDMRSVVVANRELYRGEKIEADDIKVLMVPTEGLLVNGVVTQPENVVGRVAKQHIYVGEWLLDQKVGLEGQSDKSVEAILKPGRRAIRLPVSAESGLLGMLNPGDHVDVISVFESADGKRMISRTILQNIEVLSIGQTNRMGYLKEEQAQKEQKNHQGEAFVKESMVALNVDTSQSEQLALAMNVGAVHLALRGAADVKLVETDGVNVKVIERSRQRPPKFKPKSRREVIQIMQGDQVQEVITQ; from the coding sequence ATGAAAATGCAACGAAGCGATTTCGTGCTGTACGGAACCTCGCTTTTGGCGGCCGTATTGGCGATTGGCCTGGTGTACGGCTACGTTGAAAGCCGGGTAAATGAAGCCAAATCCCAAGCCGAAGTCAAAACCATTACCGTGGTTGAAAAGCCGGATATGCGTTCGGTGGTGGTGGCCAACCGAGAGTTGTATCGCGGCGAAAAAATCGAAGCCGACGACATTAAAGTGCTGATGGTGCCGACAGAAGGTTTGTTGGTGAATGGCGTGGTCACGCAACCGGAAAATGTGGTCGGACGCGTGGCGAAACAGCATATTTATGTGGGGGAATGGCTTCTGGATCAAAAGGTCGGGTTGGAAGGCCAGTCCGATAAAAGTGTGGAAGCCATTCTGAAGCCGGGACGACGTGCGATACGCTTGCCGGTTTCCGCGGAAAGCGGTCTGTTGGGAATGTTGAACCCAGGCGATCACGTGGATGTCATCAGTGTGTTTGAAAGCGCGGACGGCAAACGCATGATCAGCCGAACCATTTTGCAAAACATTGAGGTGCTGTCAATTGGGCAAACCAACCGAATGGGGTATCTCAAAGAAGAGCAAGCGCAAAAAGAGCAAAAAAATCATCAGGGTGAGGCGTTTGTCAAAGAATCGATGGTGGCTTTGAATGTGGATACATCTCAATCGGAACAATTGGCGCTCGCCATGAATGTCGGTGCGGTGCATCTCGCTTTGCGGGGCGCGGCAGACGTCAAATTGGTGGAAACCGACGGCGTCAATGTCAAAGTCATCGAGCGCAGTCGTCAGCGTCCGCCTAAGTTTAAACCGAAATCACGCCGTGAAGTCATCCAAATTATGCAGGGTGATCAGGTGCAAGAGGTAATTACACAATGA
- a CDS encoding methyl-accepting chemotaxis protein: MRITFVGIVFINLLLGALISALYVNNPDLTPWGLVPAALAVGLVSVAIFYQKLLSHQQAFIADLQKDRGASTDLPSGLQNQLRALVEVPSSNQDYEVLLEAFKTGQTDTLAEQGLPEKVVTELNDLTRQNQRADQVMSDVIEAIQSADFGGQLTLAKAENDIQTAQTVVAKMADDLLALHKQGADRETALNRIQEHLKDNPTFLACWSGWEPNAYDGQDTKFQSKDWHDATGRFMPFWGRSGDQMALEPLVGYEVPGLGDFYLQPLQTRQPQIVEPYMYPVGDDEFLITSVVTPIIDNGTVVGVAGIDISLSQHLDALSDNLMPQHQKIVHNSVQAMMTLKSALAEVTRVMFFMANGQFSYRVDQTLPGDLEALKTTVNDSVSALDNAFSDINRCMNAFSQGDLTQQIQNQYNGDLESLKQGINQAMDNLHRILIQTAETADSVVDNMQSLGQDNQNLNARTQQQAASLEETASSMEELTHTIRNTAQESKTAMQLGNQVKSHVAQGSDIANQSQEAMNEISAASQKIADIVQIIDGISFQTNLLALNASVESARAGEHGRGFAVVAGEVRSLALRASQSSNDIKELVEKNLASVNRGQQLSEQSAQSLNEINQTIDELATIVTEISAAADQEMSSVEQVNQAVSQLDQFTQENAALSDQSAQLSATMTGKAQELQKTMNAIKL, translated from the coding sequence ATGCGCATAACGTTTGTTGGAATCGTCTTCATTAACCTTCTACTCGGAGCCTTGATATCGGCCTTGTATGTCAACAATCCCGACCTCACCCCTTGGGGGCTGGTGCCGGCCGCTCTAGCCGTTGGACTGGTGTCGGTGGCCATCTTTTATCAAAAACTCCTGTCGCACCAACAAGCCTTTATCGCCGACTTACAGAAAGACAGAGGGGCCTCTACGGACCTTCCCAGCGGTTTGCAGAACCAGCTACGCGCGCTCGTCGAAGTGCCGAGTTCCAATCAGGATTACGAAGTCTTGCTGGAAGCCTTCAAGACGGGTCAAACCGACACTCTCGCTGAACAGGGCTTGCCGGAAAAGGTTGTCACCGAACTGAATGACCTGACCCGACAAAACCAACGCGCCGACCAGGTCATGAGCGACGTCATCGAAGCGATTCAATCCGCCGACTTTGGCGGGCAATTGACGTTGGCGAAAGCGGAAAACGACATCCAAACCGCCCAAACCGTGGTGGCAAAGATGGCGGACGATTTGCTGGCCCTGCACAAACAAGGCGCCGACCGCGAAACCGCCTTGAACCGCATTCAGGAACACCTGAAAGACAACCCGACGTTTCTGGCTTGCTGGAGCGGCTGGGAGCCGAATGCCTACGACGGCCAGGACACAAAATTTCAATCCAAGGACTGGCACGATGCCACCGGACGCTTTATGCCGTTTTGGGGGCGTTCCGGCGACCAGATGGCGTTGGAACCGCTGGTGGGTTACGAAGTACCCGGCCTGGGCGATTTTTACCTGCAACCCTTGCAGACACGCCAACCGCAAATTGTCGAACCCTATATGTATCCCGTCGGTGACGACGAATTCCTCATCACCAGCGTGGTCACACCAATCATCGATAACGGCACCGTCGTCGGGGTCGCCGGGATCGACATTTCCTTGTCGCAACACCTGGATGCCTTGTCCGACAACCTGATGCCGCAGCATCAAAAAATCGTGCACAACAGCGTTCAAGCGATGATGACATTGAAAAGTGCGCTGGCCGAAGTCACCCGCGTGATGTTCTTTATGGCCAATGGTCAATTCTCGTATCGCGTCGACCAAACCCTACCCGGCGACCTCGAAGCACTGAAGACCACGGTCAACGATTCGGTTTCCGCACTGGACAATGCCTTCAGCGACATCAACCGCTGCATGAACGCTTTCTCGCAAGGCGACTTAACGCAACAGATTCAAAACCAGTACAACGGCGATCTGGAGAGCCTCAAACAAGGCATCAACCAAGCGATGGACAACCTCCACCGGATACTGATTCAAACCGCCGAAACCGCCGACTCGGTGGTCGACAATATGCAATCGCTCGGCCAGGACAACCAGAACCTGAATGCCCGCACCCAACAGCAAGCGGCTTCGTTGGAAGAAACCGCTTCAAGCATGGAAGAACTCACCCACACCATCCGCAACACGGCGCAGGAATCCAAAACCGCGATGCAACTGGGGAACCAGGTGAAATCGCACGTGGCACAAGGCAGCGACATCGCCAACCAAAGTCAGGAAGCCATGAATGAAATCAGTGCGGCCAGCCAGAAAATCGCCGACATCGTACAAATCATCGACGGCATATCCTTCCAAACCAATCTCTTGGCCTTGAACGCTTCAGTGGAATCGGCCCGTGCCGGTGAGCATGGCCGAGGATTCGCTGTGGTGGCGGGTGAAGTGCGCTCTCTGGCGTTACGCGCCTCCCAATCGTCCAATGACATTAAAGAACTGGTGGAGAAAAACCTGGCCTCGGTTAACCGTGGACAACAGCTCTCGGAACAATCCGCGCAATCGTTAAACGAAATCAACCAAACCATTGACGAGTTGGCAACCATCGTCACCGAAATCAGTGCCGCGGCCGATCAAGAAATGAGCAGTGTCGAACAGGTCAATCAAGCGGTGTCGCAATTGGATCAATTCACCCAGGAAAACGCGGCGCTGTCCGACCAGTCGGCACAACTCAGTGCGACCATGACCGGCAAAGCGCAAGAACTGCAAAAAACCATGAACGCCATTAAACTCTAA
- a CDS encoding MFS transporter translates to MIFKPLSAGRKPGASWSMDIGYGLMGLPLAMLGVPFYFYMPNYWFENWGVSLTAIGLALFVTRLTDMLTDPLVGFYSDRWVRHLGYLRQIQLGSLLLVVGCGSLFFPFEPAFQQHTFGYLVLWSFMTFLGWTLISVPYQALVSKLTHQTDLKTRLTSFREGFGLIGVMLALSLPVILSQSPTSLEVFQTLFVLLLFGLALALLLQAWWFKEVLNGPEGDFNHPVSIQTLWRQHRWSFGIMPAYFLNNLANAFPATLFMFFVTYALQMEAQAGVLLAVFFVSGVLGLPFWFWLSTKVEKYQAWAFSMLFSAISFTGLIWVGAGDFNGYLLVCILTGLSLGADLALPSSLQVDLVHRLERKSVRAAGTMFGLWGLLTKLAVALSLGIALPLLEALQLKQGAPAAMNALWWMYGLVPVVLKLVAVVWVFRQGRQWGADFEAG, encoded by the coding sequence ATGATATTTAAGCCCCTGTCTGCGGGCCGGAAACCCGGGGCTTCCTGGTCGATGGACATCGGTTATGGTTTGATGGGCTTGCCGTTGGCCATGTTGGGGGTGCCGTTTTATTTTTACATGCCGAATTACTGGTTTGAGAACTGGGGCGTAAGTTTGACGGCCATTGGCTTGGCACTTTTCGTGACGCGATTAACCGATATGCTGACCGATCCATTAGTGGGGTTTTATTCCGACCGATGGGTGCGGCATCTGGGGTATTTACGGCAAATTCAATTGGGTTCCTTACTCTTGGTGGTGGGGTGTGGGTCGTTATTTTTTCCATTTGAACCCGCGTTTCAGCAACACACCTTCGGGTATTTGGTGCTTTGGAGTTTTATGACGTTTTTGGGGTGGACGTTGATCTCCGTGCCGTATCAAGCTTTGGTCTCCAAGTTGACGCATCAGACCGATTTAAAAACCCGTTTGACGTCGTTTCGCGAAGGGTTTGGGTTAATCGGTGTCATGCTGGCGTTAAGTTTGCCGGTTATCTTATCGCAGTCGCCAACCTCCCTCGAGGTGTTTCAAACCCTGTTTGTTCTGTTGCTGTTTGGCTTAGCGCTGGCTTTGCTATTGCAGGCCTGGTGGTTTAAAGAGGTTTTAAATGGCCCGGAAGGGGATTTCAATCACCCGGTTTCCATTCAAACTTTGTGGCGGCAACATCGTTGGAGTTTTGGCATTATGCCGGCGTATTTTTTGAACAATCTCGCCAATGCCTTTCCGGCGACCTTGTTTATGTTTTTTGTGACCTACGCATTGCAGATGGAAGCGCAAGCGGGTGTGTTACTGGCGGTGTTTTTCGTGTCCGGCGTGTTGGGGTTGCCTTTTTGGTTCTGGCTGTCCACCAAGGTGGAAAAGTACCAGGCCTGGGCGTTTTCGATGCTGTTTTCCGCCATCAGTTTCACCGGTTTGATCTGGGTCGGTGCGGGTGATTTTAACGGGTATTTATTGGTGTGTATCTTGACAGGCCTCAGCTTGGGAGCCGATTTGGCTTTGCCGTCATCCTTGCAGGTTGATCTGGTGCACCGGCTGGAAAGAAAGTCGGTTCGAGCCGCCGGCACCATGTTTGGTTTATGGGGGCTGTTGACCAAGCTGGCGGTGGCGTTATCGCTGGGCATCGCTTTGCCGCTTCTGGAGGCTTTACAGCTGAAACAAGGTGCCCCGGCGGCGATGAATGCTTTGTGGTGGATGTACGGGCTTGTGCCGGTGGTCTTGAAGTTGGTGGCGGTCGTTTGGGTCTTTCGCCAAGGGCGGCAGTGGGGTGCAGACTTTGAGGCAGGTTAA
- a CDS encoding nuclear transport factor 2 family protein yields MRDHTTDLDTYTAAFEALMPQNLASDLGPLYAEQAYFEDPFNQVYGWEAIEAIFEHMFHTVHHPKFDVLTRALSGDTAFLEWQFTFFDRQYQGHKIYGTSKVVFDAQGRVLSHVDYWDTGLYIYQKVPVLGAIIRWINRKLRPAT; encoded by the coding sequence ATGCGTGATCATACAACGGATTTGGACACTTATACGGCGGCGTTTGAAGCCTTGATGCCTCAAAATCTGGCCAGCGATTTGGGGCCGCTTTATGCCGAACAGGCCTATTTTGAAGACCCGTTCAATCAGGTTTATGGTTGGGAGGCGATCGAAGCGATTTTCGAACACATGTTTCACACTGTGCATCATCCGAAGTTCGATGTTTTGACGCGTGCCTTGAGCGGCGATACGGCGTTTTTGGAATGGCAATTTACGTTTTTTGATCGCCAGTATCAGGGGCATAAAATCTACGGCACGTCGAAAGTGGTGTTTGATGCACAGGGTCGGGTATTGTCTCACGTCGATTATTGGGATACCGGTCTTTATATTTATCAGAAAGTGCCGGTGTTGGGTGCCATTATTCGTTGGATTAACCGCAAATTGAGACCGGCGACATGA
- a CDS encoding SDR family oxidoreductase has protein sequence MAVMWIVGASSGIGFQLTERLLQAGYQVVASARNAEKSADLSALKSRFPGQLACLDVDVSVPESLPDKTTQAWRIFGQVDVWFYNAGTYTPSPWQEAKWSDYLTMTQVNYLGCVALQLAVRDVWLRHDKPPMRWVWNLSIASQVGLPYGGGYSAPKAALFNLAESLQPELQQAGIRLQVVNHGFVKTRLTAKNTFEMPGLMTPEAAAERIADWLASDSHGFELHFPKKLTWVLKLLRCLPSRWVFALTRRMLKHA, from the coding sequence ATGGCGGTAATGTGGATTGTCGGGGCGTCGTCTGGTATCGGTTTTCAGCTCACGGAACGCCTGTTGCAGGCAGGTTATCAGGTGGTGGCATCGGCCCGGAATGCCGAGAAAAGTGCCGATTTGTCGGCATTGAAATCACGCTTTCCCGGGCAGTTGGCTTGTTTGGATGTGGATGTTTCGGTGCCGGAATCCTTGCCCGATAAAACCACCCAGGCCTGGCGGATTTTCGGGCAGGTGGATGTGTGGTTCTACAATGCCGGAACCTATACGCCGTCGCCCTGGCAGGAAGCCAAATGGTCGGATTATCTGACGATGACGCAGGTCAATTACCTCGGTTGTGTGGCGTTGCAACTGGCGGTGCGCGATGTGTGGCTGCGCCACGATAAACCGCCGATGCGCTGGGTGTGGAACCTGAGCATCGCCAGTCAGGTGGGGCTGCCGTATGGTGGCGGTTACTCCGCGCCGAAGGCCGCTCTTTTCAATCTGGCGGAATCGCTTCAGCCGGAGTTGCAACAGGCCGGCATTCGACTGCAAGTGGTGAATCATGGTTTTGTGAAAACCCGTCTAACGGCCAAGAATACCTTTGAGATGCCGGGGCTGATGACACCGGAAGCGGCGGCGGAACGCATCGCCGATTGGCTGGCGAGCGACTCTCATGGCTTTGAATTGCATTTTCCGAAAAAATTGACATGGGTGTTGAAGTTGTTGCGGTGTCTGCCCTCGCGTTGGGTGTTTGCCTTGACCCGGAGGATGTTGAAACATGCGTGA